A window from gamma proteobacterium SS-5 encodes these proteins:
- a CDS encoding PAS domain S-box protein has product MIQRISYRGAALLFIAALFVGSSLVAITWWHTNNIEQATLLRAAESYAKAISAFRSLYTSEVINKIAGSGISASPFFKGEAHTIPIPASMNIEVAQYINSLDSKINVAVVSDYPFPWRAKRELSPFERNALSRFAHSSLDSYHERVQENGQTSLQYATPMRMTAACVACHNGLADSPKTDWKVGDVRGLLVVSLPVGGGNVQSRLGLAYLIGFIIISFIVAFSVILWLYNRNQLAFAELARKGRRLEKALTELNFFKDALDQHAIVSIADVAGNITYANDRFCEISGYRREQVLGQNHRLVRSDEHPSSFFRDMWQTITQGQVWHGEIKNRASDGSFYWVSSTIVPFLNDRGRPFQYVSIRTDITQRKRMEEEKEKDRSFLASLTNAIGDGVYAQDPQGNFLFVNTAAAELLGWPVEQLIGQPVHQTIHHSNAQGQPVADAQCPIMRQIRAGREYRSDREYFWRRDGSGFPVQMVAVPLHESERQEDQTVGVVVAFQDISQRLQAQQELARAKESAEQANQAKSRFLANMSHEIRTPMNAIIGMSYLALQTDLDRRQRDYIEKVNRSAESLLGIINDILDFSKIEANRLELERIGFRLDEVLDNLISMVDIRAQEKRLEFLLDLTPDTPLALVGDPLRLTQVLINLCSNAIKFTERGQVSLTILPEHHPGQGIGLHFAVRDTGIGMTEQQRAGLFQSFVQADTSTTRKYGGTGLGLAISKRLVELMGGEIRVESQPGQGSCFHFSAEFALDPAGQDQHYASQVAEWVGRKALLLEPNPQVRRACGRILHAFGLQLDEAQDAAEALTLLAAEASPPLLLIDSGLLASANEAMLELLRQADAGQIILLGDNAWQADPKGPATPYLKSARALAKPLLAGRLRDAIAQLWDGPRSEQVSANGEDELAQARARLGGAHLLLAEDNDFNQQLAVELLQASGIRVEVACNGQEALDYLNQASYDGVLMDCQMPVMDGYSATQAIRAQARFADLPIIAMTANALTEDVQKTLDVGMNDHIAKPINVRDMFLTLARWVRPSAGSSADDAAAQSDELAPVALFDDMPEEHSALAEDIDLSRLRSLDTEQGLARLEGDRTLYLGLLRKFAANQADSAVQLEQALRRQDRDSATRLAHSLKSTAAAIGAEPLSQIAAELEQLLKAADPLDATRIQPLQRALGQGLEQVIEEIKGLAPSANPAQGTRLTQPELQQALGELREALENFDVQAEEMLADIIQGLNNTDLKRELGLILQRLGNYDFEGALEQLDRRLRTED; this is encoded by the coding sequence GTGATCCAGCGTATCAGTTATCGGGGTGCCGCCCTGCTGTTCATTGCCGCCCTGTTCGTTGGCTCCAGCCTGGTGGCCATCACCTGGTGGCACACCAACAACATCGAACAGGCCACCCTGCTGCGTGCCGCCGAATCCTACGCCAAGGCCATCAGCGCCTTTCGCAGCCTCTATACCAGCGAGGTGATCAACAAGATCGCCGGCAGCGGCATCAGCGCCAGCCCCTTCTTCAAGGGCGAGGCGCACACCATCCCCATCCCCGCCAGCATGAACATCGAGGTGGCCCAGTACATCAACAGCCTGGACAGCAAGATCAATGTCGCCGTGGTCAGTGACTACCCCTTTCCCTGGCGGGCCAAGCGGGAACTCAGCCCATTTGAACGCAATGCCCTGAGCCGCTTTGCCCACAGCAGCCTGGACAGCTACCACGAACGGGTGCAGGAAAACGGCCAAACCAGCCTGCAATACGCCACCCCCATGCGCATGACCGCCGCCTGCGTGGCCTGCCACAACGGCCTGGCGGACAGCCCCAAGACCGACTGGAAGGTGGGCGATGTGCGCGGCCTGCTGGTGGTCTCCCTGCCGGTGGGCGGGGGCAATGTGCAAAGCCGCCTGGGCCTGGCCTATCTGATCGGCTTTATCATCATCAGCTTCATCGTCGCCTTTTCCGTGATCCTCTGGCTGTACAACCGCAATCAGTTGGCCTTTGCCGAGCTGGCGCGCAAGGGCCGCAGGCTGGAGAAGGCCCTGACCGAGCTGAATTTCTTCAAGGATGCCCTGGACCAGCACGCCATCGTCAGTATTGCCGACGTGGCCGGCAACATCACCTACGCCAACGACCGCTTCTGCGAGATCAGTGGTTACCGGCGCGAGCAGGTGCTGGGCCAGAATCACCGCCTGGTGCGCTCCGACGAACACCCGTCGAGCTTCTTCCGCGACATGTGGCAGACCATCACCCAAGGCCAGGTCTGGCACGGTGAAATCAAGAACCGCGCCAGCGACGGCAGCTTCTATTGGGTCAGCTCCACCATAGTGCCCTTCCTGAATGACCGCGGTCGCCCCTTCCAGTATGTCTCCATCCGCACCGACATTACCCAACGCAAGCGCATGGAAGAAGAGAAAGAAAAGGACCGCAGCTTCCTGGCCAGCCTGACCAACGCCATTGGTGACGGGGTTTACGCCCAGGACCCGCAGGGTAATTTCCTGTTCGTCAACACCGCCGCCGCCGAACTGCTCGGCTGGCCGGTGGAGCAACTGATTGGCCAGCCGGTACACCAGACCATCCACCACAGCAACGCCCAGGGCCAACCGGTGGCCGACGCGCAATGCCCCATCATGCGGCAGATCCGGGCGGGGCGGGAATACCGCAGTGATCGGGAATACTTCTGGCGGCGCGACGGCAGTGGCTTTCCGGTGCAGATGGTGGCCGTGCCCCTGCACGAATCCGAGCGCCAGGAAGACCAGACGGTGGGCGTGGTGGTCGCCTTTCAGGACATCAGCCAACGCCTGCAGGCGCAGCAGGAGCTGGCCCGGGCCAAGGAGAGCGCGGAACAGGCAAACCAGGCAAAAAGCCGTTTCCTGGCCAATATGAGCCACGAGATCCGCACCCCGATGAATGCCATCATCGGTATGAGCTACCTGGCCCTGCAGACCGATCTGGACCGGCGCCAGCGCGACTACATCGAGAAGGTCAACCGCTCCGCCGAATCCCTGCTCGGCATCATCAACGACATCCTCGACTTCTCCAAGATCGAGGCCAACCGGCTGGAGCTGGAGCGCATCGGCTTCCGCCTGGACGAGGTACTGGATAATCTGATCAGCATGGTGGATATCCGCGCCCAAGAAAAACGCCTGGAGTTTCTGCTCGACCTTACCCCCGACACCCCCCTGGCCCTGGTCGGCGACCCCCTGCGTCTGACCCAGGTACTGATCAACCTGTGCAGCAACGCCATCAAGTTCACCGAGCGGGGCCAGGTCAGCCTGACCATTCTCCCCGAGCACCACCCTGGGCAGGGCATCGGCCTGCACTTCGCGGTGCGCGATACCGGCATCGGCATGACCGAGCAGCAGCGTGCCGGGCTGTTCCAATCCTTTGTCCAAGCCGATACCTCGACCACCCGCAAATACGGCGGCACCGGCCTGGGGCTGGCCATCAGCAAGCGCCTGGTGGAGCTGATGGGCGGCGAGATCCGGGTAGAAAGCCAGCCCGGCCAGGGCAGCTGCTTTCACTTCAGCGCCGAATTCGCCCTGGACCCCGCCGGGCAGGATCAACACTATGCCAGCCAGGTGGCCGAATGGGTCGGGCGCAAGGCCCTGCTGCTGGAGCCCAACCCCCAGGTACGGCGCGCCTGCGGCAGGATACTGCACGCCTTTGGCCTGCAACTGGACGAGGCCCAGGACGCCGCCGAGGCCCTGACCCTGCTGGCGGCAGAGGCCAGCCCGCCGCTGCTGCTGATCGACAGCGGCCTGCTCGCATCGGCCAACGAGGCCATGCTGGAGCTGTTGCGCCAGGCCGATGCCGGGCAGATCATCCTGCTCGGCGACAATGCCTGGCAGGCCGACCCCAAGGGCCCGGCCACGCCCTATCTGAAATCGGCCAGGGCCCTGGCCAAACCCCTGCTGGCGGGGCGTCTGCGGGATGCCATCGCCCAGCTCTGGGATGGACCGCGCAGCGAGCAGGTCAGCGCCAACGGCGAGGACGAACTGGCCCAGGCCCGGGCCCGGCTGGGCGGTGCCCACCTGCTGCTGGCAGAGGATAATGACTTCAACCAGCAACTGGCAGTGGAACTGCTCCAGGCCAGCGGCATTCGGGTAGAGGTAGCCTGCAACGGCCAGGAGGCGCTGGATTACCTCAACCAGGCCAGCTACGATGGCGTGCTGATGGACTGCCAGATGCCGGTGATGGACGGCTACAGCGCCACCCAGGCGATCCGCGCCCAGGCCCGGTTCGCCGACCTGCCGATTATCGCCATGACCGCCAACGCCCTCACCGAGGACGTGCAAAAGACCCTGGATGTGGGCATGAACGACCACATCGCCAAGCCCATCAATGTGCGTGACATGTTCCTCACCCTGGCCAGGTGGGTCCGGCCCAGCGCCGGGTCCAGCGCCGATGACGCAGCCGCCCAGAGCGATGAGCTGGCACCTGTGGCCCTGTTCGACGATATGCCCGAGGAGCACAGCGCCCTGGCAGAGGATATCGACCTGTCCCGGCTGCGCAGCCTGGATACCGAGCAAGGCCTGGCCCGTCTGGAGGGCGACCGAACCCTGTACCTCGGCCTGCTGCGCAAGTTTGCCGCCAATCAGGCCGATAGCGCGGTCCAGCTGGAGCAGGCCCTGCGGCGGCAGGACAGGGACAGCGCCACGCGCCTGGCGCACAGCCTCAAATCCACCGCCGCCGCCATAGGTGCCGAGCCGCTAAGCCAGATTGCCGCCGAGCTGGAGCAGTTGCTCAAGGCCGCCGACCCGCTGGATGCGACGCGCATTCAACCGCTGCAACGCGCCCTGGGCCAGGGCCTGGAACAGGTGATCGAAGAGATCAAGGGCCTGGCACCGTCGGCCAACCCGGCGCAGGGCACCAGACTGACCCAACCCGAGCTGCAACAGGCCCTGGGGGAACTGCGCGAGGCGCTGGAGAATTTCGATGTGCAGGCAGAGGAAATGCTGGCAGACATCATTCAGGGGCTGAACAATACCGACCTGAAGCGGGAGCTGGGCCTGATTCTGCAACGACTGGGCAACTACGACTTTGAGGGTGCCCTGGAGCAGCTAGACAGAAGACTGAGGACTGAGGACTGA